The genomic region AAGATTTTGGTGTATCATTTGTTTCACAGCGTTTTACAGGAATCGGATTAGTTTTAACGCAACCATCAGATGCATGCTCAAAAATTCGAAACTATCGCGAACTTCGTGGCAACGTAGCATTGATTAAAAGAGGGTAAGTTTTTACCAATGCACAATCAAGCGACGGAAGCTATGTATTTAATACAATAAAGATTTATAGTGGCACTTAGATGGGTAgataccaacacacacacatattgcTAAACCTTGATATGAGAGCGAAATTTCTGATATGTATGTCAAAACAAATTTGATTACTTAATCAATTTGACTTAATGCATTAGTGTCGATGCTACTTAAATTAGTTaatatatgcatgcatacatatgtacatttatttaagtaacaaaataatttctaattacAGTGATTGTTCGTTCTTAACAAAAACTATCAATGCCGAAATTGCGGGCGCCAAAGCAGCTATAATGACAGAATTTGATGACGATTCAGCTGAGTTTGAGTATTACATAGAAATGGTACATGACAACACAAGTAGAGAAGCGCATATACCAGCCGGATTTTTGCTGGGCAAAAATGGTGTTATAATTCGATCGACGTTAATGAGTCTACGACGGCCACATGCCATTATAAATATACCAGTGAATTTAACATTTGTGCCACCTGCTCAAATAAATCATCCGCCCTGGTTGGGTTGGTAAATTCAATTACCAAAGTCATAGGAACTTGATGAacaaatccaaaaataataacCAAAGTGCATTCTTTCAACTGACTCACCAATAGAAATGGCTACGTAGGCTGCTAaatatgatatttatttatattgtgcaaattctttatttttatataacaaaaacagTTCAACCTGCTAAATCAAATTTACTGAAGTGTTGATTTTTCTGGGTCAGACAATATAGGTAGTACTAAAAGGTAAACAGTGGAGATCAGTGGAGGTATGAGATAGTCTAAGTCATCACTAGTATAGAACTGATTTTACAGTTCTTACATATAAATCAAACAA from Bactrocera tryoni isolate S06 chromosome 3, CSIRO_BtryS06_freeze2, whole genome shotgun sequence harbors:
- the LOC120772609 gene encoding PRADC1-like protein, producing the protein MCSLTCLNPIAIALNLLLLVIAPLSGVHHPTIHDIITTQDIIAGDVFFEITEPAVLEYTYRLRPAKDFGVSFVSQRFTGIGLVLTQPSDACSKIRNYRELRGNVALIKRGDCSFLTKTINAEIAGAKAAIMTEFDDDSAEFEYYIEMVHDNTSREAHIPAGFLLGKNGVIIRSTLMSLRRPHAIINIPVNLTFVPPAQINHPPWLGW